In Molothrus ater isolate BHLD 08-10-18 breed brown headed cowbird chromosome 21, BPBGC_Mater_1.1, whole genome shotgun sequence, a single genomic region encodes these proteins:
- the PEX12 gene encoding peroxisome assembly protein 12, with product MAEVGAHLTAAPAGEERPSVFEAVAQDSLMAAVKPALQHLVKVLAESNPARYGFLWRWFDEIYVLLDLLLQQHYLARCSASFSENFYSMKRIPMGNGRQQPLATAGLPKRHHWKSLLLLVLVPYLKGKLEKLVSSLREEDEYSIHPPSSSWKRFYRAFLAAYPYVNMTWEGWFLIQQLCYILGKAEHHSPLLKLAGVRLVRLTAEDIQALEKKWAESTSSQTHSLSSRVQSALKRALGAVAFSLSTGLSVSVFFLQFLDWWYSSENQETIKSLTALPTPPPPVHLDHEPSSAVLPSLKSVCPLCRKVRVNATALATSGFVFCYRCAHGFVKAHQRCPVTGYATELQHLVKLYSPES from the exons ATGGCGGAAGTGGGCGCTCACCTCACGGCCGCCCCGGCCGGTGAGGAGCGGCCGTCCGTGTTCGAGGCGGTGGCCCAGGACAGCCTGATGGCCGCCGTGAAACCCGCCCTGCAGCACCTGGTCAAG GTGCTTGCTGAGTCCAATCCTGCCCGGTACGGGTTCCTCTGGCGGTGGTTTGATGAGATTTACGTCCTTCTGGatttgctgctccagcagcactaCCTGGCCAGGTGCAGCGCCTCCTTCTCTGAGAACTTCTATAGCATGAAGAGGATCCCCATGGGAAACGGCAGACAGCAACCTCTGGCCACAGCTGGCCTGCCAAAGAGGCACCACTGgaaatctctgctcctgctggttcTTGTTCCTTACCTGAAAGGAAAGCTGGAGAAACTGGTGTCCAGCCTGAGGGAAGAGGATGAATACTCCATCCACCCTCCCTCATCATCCTGGAAGCGCTTCTACAGAGCCTTTCTAGCTGCCTACCCCTATGTGAACATGACCTGGGAGGGCTGGTTTCTTATCCAGCAGCTGTGCTACATCCTGGGTAAGGCTGAGCATCATTCCCCCTTGCTGAAGCTGGCTGGTGTCCGCCTGGTCAGGCTGACTGCAGAGGATATCCAGGCCCTGGAGAAGAAATGGGCTGAAAGCACCTCAAGTCAAACACACAG cctttccTCTCGAGTGCAGTCGGCCCTGAAGAGGGCTCTGGGTGCCGTTGCCTTCTCGCTGTCCACCGGCCTGTCCGTCAGCGTCTTCTTCCTCCAGTTCCTGGACTGGTGGTACTCCTCAGAAAACCAGGAGACCATCAAGTCCCTGAcagccctccccacccctccaccTCCTGTGCACCTGGATCAcgagcccagctcagctgtcctgcccagcctgaAGTCCGTGTGCCCCCTGTGCCGCAAGGTGCGCGTCAACGCCACGGCCCTGGCCACGTCCGGCTTCGTGTTCTGCTACCGCTGTGCCCACGGCTTTGTGAAGGCTCACCAGCGCTGCCCAGTCACGGGCTATGctacagagctgcagcacctggTCAAACTCTACTCCCCTGAGAGCTGA